From the Nocardiopsis changdeensis genome, one window contains:
- a CDS encoding SseB family protein, translated as MSRPTIIGAQNFRDDDGSADPEVESRLRAHAAGEIGDRQVLAALSGSRVLIPVVAVATETEEGVGGLTKDKNSEVAVPVMTGRDGRRGVLAFTSVDAVRRWRSDARPVPFTTKDACQAAVEEGADALVIDVSGPVPYTVQGRFLTMLAEQGTVPEPKDDPQVLALVYRVTHTEFGIERVRIHPSQRADIGIRLELEERDDESLRRVAERLAAELRHVLPGGIELSAVVRARRETD; from the coding sequence GTGAGCAGACCAACGATCATCGGCGCCCAGAACTTCCGTGACGACGACGGGAGCGCCGACCCCGAGGTCGAATCCCGCCTGCGCGCCCACGCCGCCGGCGAGATCGGCGACCGCCAGGTGCTGGCCGCCCTGAGCGGCTCCCGCGTCCTCATCCCCGTGGTCGCCGTGGCCACCGAGACCGAGGAGGGCGTCGGCGGGCTCACCAAGGACAAGAACAGCGAGGTCGCCGTGCCGGTCATGACCGGCAGGGACGGCCGCCGCGGCGTGCTGGCCTTCACCTCGGTCGACGCCGTCCGCCGCTGGCGCTCCGACGCCCGCCCCGTCCCCTTCACCACCAAGGACGCCTGCCAGGCCGCCGTGGAGGAGGGCGCCGACGCCCTGGTCATCGACGTGTCCGGCCCCGTGCCCTACACCGTCCAGGGCCGCTTCCTGACCATGCTCGCCGAGCAGGGCACCGTCCCCGAGCCCAAGGACGACCCCCAGGTCCTGGCCCTGGTCTACCGGGTCACCCACACCGAGTTCGGCATCGAGCGCGTGCGCATCCACCCCTCCCAGCGGGCCGACATCGGCATCCGCCTGGAGCTGGAGGAGCGCGACGACGAATCCCTGCGCCGCGTCGCCGAGCGCCTGGCCGCCGAGCTCCGCCACGTCCTGCCCGGCGGGATCGAGCTCAGCGCGGTCGTGCGCGCCAGGCGCGAGACCGACTGA
- a CDS encoding methyltransferase domain-containing protein codes for MGDRSEAAVSGLGEGGATGPGRAANTARTAVVWEALAGLLDRLGGDSPLDIVDAGGGTGGAAVPLAELGHRVTVVEPSPDSLAALERRAAERGVRVRGVQGDTGDLATLFPEGSTDLVLVHNVLEYVDDPVAALRDVVGITRPGGAVSLLVTNAVAGALHRALAGHLTDARALLEDAEGRWGPGDPIPRRFTRRGVLELVGAAGLTGERVRGVRVFADLVPGHAWEGDVHAGRHLVELEKAAADHPELLGIATQLHVTAHRP; via the coding sequence GTGGGCGACAGGAGCGAGGCGGCAGTGAGCGGTCTGGGAGAGGGCGGGGCCACCGGCCCGGGCCGGGCGGCCAACACCGCGCGGACCGCCGTCGTGTGGGAGGCCCTGGCCGGACTGCTGGACCGCCTCGGCGGCGACTCCCCCCTGGACATCGTCGACGCCGGGGGCGGGACCGGAGGGGCCGCCGTCCCGCTCGCCGAGCTCGGCCACCGGGTCACCGTCGTCGAGCCCAGCCCCGACTCGCTGGCAGCCCTGGAGCGCCGCGCCGCCGAGCGCGGGGTGCGGGTGCGCGGCGTGCAGGGCGACACCGGCGACCTGGCCACGCTGTTCCCCGAGGGGAGCACCGACCTCGTCCTGGTCCACAACGTGCTGGAGTACGTCGACGACCCCGTCGCCGCCCTGCGCGACGTGGTCGGCATCACCCGGCCCGGCGGCGCGGTCAGCCTGCTGGTCACCAACGCCGTCGCCGGGGCCCTGCACCGCGCCCTGGCCGGACACCTCACCGACGCCCGCGCCCTCCTGGAGGACGCCGAGGGCCGCTGGGGCCCGGGCGACCCGATCCCGCGGCGGTTCACCCGCCGCGGCGTCCTGGAGCTGGTCGGCGCCGCCGGGCTCACCGGCGAGCGGGTCCGCGGCGTCCGGGTGTTCGCCGACCTGGTCCCCGGCCACGCCTGGGAGGGCGACGTGCACGCCGGCCGCCACCTGGTGGAACTGGAGAAGGCCGCGGCCGACCACCCCGAGCTGCTGGGCATCGCCACCCAGCTGCACGTCACCGCCCACCGGCCCTGA
- a CDS encoding MarR family winged helix-turn-helix transcriptional regulator, giving the protein MENPAWLDDGEQRVWRSFLRVNAWIYDELERDLRGRGGLGLIEYGILVHLSEAPGRRMRMRALADSVIVSKSRLSHQIARLERDGLVGKEECTDDRRGLWAVLTDEGARLLAEVAPGHAARVRALMFDRLGPLRTAELEGLLAALEPAGDTPAAAGRRPGVQRATVGDG; this is encoded by the coding sequence ATGGAGAACCCGGCATGGCTCGACGACGGCGAACAACGGGTCTGGCGGAGCTTCCTGCGCGTCAACGCCTGGATCTACGACGAGCTCGAGCGCGACCTGCGCGGGCGCGGCGGCCTCGGCCTCATCGAGTACGGGATCCTCGTGCACCTGTCCGAGGCCCCCGGGCGGCGCATGCGCATGCGGGCCCTGGCCGACAGCGTCATCGTCTCCAAGAGCCGCCTCTCCCACCAGATCGCCCGCCTCGAACGCGACGGCCTGGTCGGCAAGGAGGAGTGCACCGACGACCGGCGCGGCCTGTGGGCCGTCCTCACCGACGAGGGGGCGCGCCTGCTGGCCGAGGTCGCCCCCGGCCACGCCGCCCGGGTCCGCGCCCTGATGTTCGACCGCCTCGGACCGCTGCGCACCGCCGAACTGGAGGGCCTCCTCGCCGCCCTGGAGCCGGCCGGTGACACCCCGGCGGCCGCCGGGCGGCGCCCCGGTGTCCAGCGGGCCACCGTCGGTGACGGGTGA
- a CDS encoding shikimate kinase: MSRAIAVLIGSPGSGKSTVGEALARRLGADLLCTDTEIEKRAGKPVGDIFLEDGEEHFRALEREVVAEGLRSWEGVIAVGGGAVLDEDTRRDLADHHVVYLQVEFAEAAKRVGMDAARPLLVGNPRARLRKLLDERLPVYESLATVTVPTTGFHPEEIVDAIVPTLDTGKAAP, encoded by the coding sequence GTGTCACGAGCGATCGCGGTCCTGATCGGGTCGCCCGGCTCGGGCAAGTCCACGGTCGGGGAGGCCCTGGCCCGCCGCCTGGGCGCCGACCTGCTGTGCACCGACACCGAGATCGAGAAGCGGGCGGGCAAGCCCGTCGGCGACATCTTCCTGGAGGACGGCGAGGAGCACTTCCGGGCGCTGGAGCGCGAGGTCGTCGCCGAGGGGCTGCGCTCCTGGGAGGGCGTCATCGCGGTCGGCGGCGGCGCCGTCCTGGACGAGGACACCCGCCGCGACCTGGCCGACCACCACGTGGTCTACCTCCAGGTGGAGTTCGCCGAGGCCGCCAAGCGCGTCGGCATGGACGCCGCCCGGCCCCTGCTGGTCGGCAACCCCCGGGCCCGGCTGCGCAAGCTCCTGGACGAGCGGCTGCCGGTCTACGAGTCCCTCGCCACGGTGACGGTGCCCACCACCGGATTCCACCCCGAGGAGATCGTCGACGCCATCGTGCCCACCCTCGACACCGGGAAGGCCGCCCCGTGA
- the nusB gene encoding transcription antitermination factor NusB, translating into MSGARRKARRRAVEVLYEAEVRGISVEEVIRRRRAQPEPPINEFTEQLARAVDGHRDRIDELLDTYAIGWTLERMPVVDRNILRMGAYELLWAEDIPDAVAIAEAVGVAKELSTDESPNFVNGLLSRLMENKATLAL; encoded by the coding sequence ATGAGCGGAGCACGGCGCAAGGCGCGGCGGCGCGCGGTCGAGGTCCTCTACGAGGCCGAGGTGCGCGGCATCTCGGTGGAAGAGGTCATCCGCCGCCGCCGGGCCCAGCCCGAGCCGCCGATCAACGAGTTCACCGAGCAGCTGGCCCGCGCCGTCGACGGCCACCGGGACCGCATCGACGAACTCCTCGACACCTACGCGATCGGCTGGACCCTGGAGCGGATGCCGGTCGTGGACCGCAACATCCTGCGGATGGGCGCCTACGAGCTGCTGTGGGCCGAGGACATCCCCGACGCGGTGGCGATCGCCGAGGCCGTGGGGGTCGCCAAGGAACTGTCCACCGACGAGTCTCCCAACTTCGTCAACGGGCTGCTGTCCAGGCTGATGGAGAACAAGGCGACGCTCGCCCTGTAG
- a CDS encoding prepilin peptidase — MPTPSALAPLADHWAVAVIAVTALAGLLAGHVGGRLVPLFGPAGPADPHTRAPLDAAATRDGAAQARAGHAGAPEPEPAPGEDGPPPPRCPHCLAELRFWRWFPLVADRAFRGRGSCPHCEQTVRSHPGAVLLAVPAAALAGAAAVLHPDWTPLWLPAVLWLVAVGSALSVVDLRVQRLPDALVRPAYPVAAALIALAALTPPDGPAPGRLLDALLGMVLVTVLYWLLWRIHPRGMGLGDVRLSGLTGLYAGWAAGPLGALTAVFWAFAAFSAVGLVLIALRRASPGSTFPLGPFMLAATLATVLAAGPLLPEL; from the coding sequence ATGCCCACCCCCTCGGCGCTCGCGCCCCTCGCCGACCACTGGGCGGTCGCCGTCATCGCGGTCACGGCCCTGGCCGGCCTGCTCGCCGGACACGTCGGCGGCCGCCTGGTACCCCTGTTCGGACCGGCCGGCCCGGCCGACCCGCACACCCGCGCCCCCCTCGACGCGGCCGCCACCAGGGACGGCGCCGCACAGGCCCGCGCCGGGCACGCGGGCGCGCCGGAACCGGAGCCCGCCCCGGGCGAGGACGGACCGCCGCCGCCGCGCTGCCCGCACTGCCTGGCCGAGCTCCGGTTCTGGCGGTGGTTCCCCCTGGTGGCCGACCGCGCCTTCCGCGGCCGCGGCAGCTGCCCGCACTGCGAGCAGACCGTGCGCTCCCACCCCGGGGCCGTCCTGCTGGCCGTTCCCGCCGCAGCCCTCGCCGGGGCCGCCGCCGTCCTGCACCCGGACTGGACGCCCCTGTGGCTGCCCGCGGTGCTCTGGCTCGTCGCGGTGGGCTCCGCCCTGTCCGTCGTCGACCTGCGGGTCCAGCGCCTGCCCGACGCCCTGGTCCGGCCCGCCTACCCGGTGGCCGCCGCCCTCATCGCCCTGGCCGCGCTGACACCGCCGGACGGACCGGCCCCGGGACGGCTCCTGGACGCCCTGCTGGGCATGGTCCTCGTCACGGTCCTGTACTGGCTGCTGTGGCGGATCCACCCGCGGGGGATGGGCCTGGGCGACGTCCGCCTGTCCGGGCTGACCGGCCTGTACGCCGGGTGGGCGGCCGGGCCGCTGGGCGCGCTGACCGCCGTCTTCTGGGCGTTCGCGGCCTTCTCCGCGGTGGGCCTGGTCCTGATCGCGCTGCGCCGCGCCTCCCCGGGCTCGACCTTCCCGCTGGGGCCCTTCATGCTCGCCGCGACCCTCGCCACCGTCCTGGCCGCCGGACCCCTGCTGCCCGAACTCTGA
- the efp gene encoding elongation factor P: MATTNDIKNGTTLRIDNVLWNVLEFQHVKPGKGGAFVRTKLKNVLTGKIVDRTFNAGAKVEFANVDRRDMEYLYHDGESYIFMDTQTYDQLPVPEAVVGDDSNFLLENTKVTVATNEGNPLYIELPAAVELEITHTDPGVQGDRSTGGTKPATVQTGATIQVPLFISTGERVKVDTRTGDYLGRVN, translated from the coding sequence GTGGCCACGACGAACGACATCAAGAACGGCACGACCCTGCGGATCGACAACGTTCTGTGGAACGTCCTCGAGTTCCAGCACGTCAAGCCGGGCAAGGGCGGCGCGTTCGTCCGTACCAAGCTGAAGAACGTCCTCACCGGCAAGATCGTGGACCGGACCTTCAACGCCGGCGCCAAGGTCGAGTTCGCCAACGTCGACCGCCGCGACATGGAGTACCTGTACCACGACGGCGAGTCCTACATCTTCATGGACACCCAGACCTACGACCAGCTCCCGGTCCCCGAGGCCGTCGTCGGCGACGACAGCAACTTCCTGCTGGAGAACACCAAGGTCACGGTGGCCACCAACGAGGGCAACCCGCTCTACATCGAGCTGCCCGCCGCGGTCGAGCTGGAGATCACCCACACCGACCCCGGCGTCCAGGGCGACCGCTCCACCGGCGGCACCAAGCCCGCCACCGTCCAGACCGGCGCCACCATCCAGGTGCCCCTGTTCATCTCCACCGGCGAGCGCGTCAAGGTCGACACCCGCACGGGCGACTACCTCGGGCGAGTCAACTGA
- the aroB gene encoding 3-dehydroquinate synthase: MTTTRIRVGDDAGRYDVVVGSGVLAELPSLVGEASRVAVIHPEGLDAVARPVAGALRAAGYTVHPMPVPDGEAAKTAAVAADLWTRLGLNGFTRSDAVVGVGGGATTDLAGFVAATWLRGVRAVLVPTTLLGMVDAAVGGKTGINTPEGKNLVGAFHPPAGVLCDLATLPTLPRADYIGGLAEIIKAGFIADPVICDLVGDDPEGAALPEGRHTRELIERAIRVKAEVVSGDLRESGLREILNYGHTLGHAIERAENYTFRHGYAVSIGMVFAAELARLDGRIDADLVARHRELLTSVGLPVSYGAAAWPGLRASMSVDKKARGATLRFVVLDGLAKPAILAGPAPELLDAAYAAVAGDAPVPGSH, encoded by the coding sequence GTGACCACCACCCGCATCCGCGTCGGCGACGACGCGGGACGCTACGACGTCGTCGTCGGCAGCGGCGTGCTCGCCGAGCTGCCCTCCCTGGTCGGGGAGGCCTCCCGCGTCGCGGTGATCCACCCCGAGGGCCTGGACGCCGTCGCCCGCCCGGTCGCCGGCGCCCTGCGCGCCGCCGGGTACACCGTCCACCCCATGCCCGTCCCCGACGGCGAGGCCGCCAAGACCGCGGCCGTCGCCGCCGACCTGTGGACCCGGCTGGGGCTGAACGGCTTCACCCGCAGCGACGCCGTCGTGGGCGTGGGCGGGGGCGCCACCACCGACCTGGCCGGGTTCGTCGCCGCCACCTGGCTGCGCGGCGTGCGGGCCGTCCTGGTCCCCACCACCCTGCTCGGCATGGTGGACGCCGCCGTCGGCGGCAAGACCGGCATCAACACGCCCGAGGGCAAGAACCTCGTCGGCGCCTTCCACCCCCCGGCCGGGGTGCTGTGCGACCTGGCCACCCTGCCCACCCTGCCCAGGGCCGACTACATCGGCGGGCTCGCCGAGATCATCAAGGCCGGGTTCATCGCCGACCCCGTCATCTGCGACCTGGTCGGGGACGACCCCGAGGGGGCGGCCCTGCCCGAGGGCCGCCATACCCGCGAGCTCATCGAACGGGCCATCCGGGTCAAGGCGGAGGTGGTCTCCGGCGACCTCCGGGAGAGCGGCCTGCGCGAGATCCTCAACTACGGCCACACCCTGGGGCACGCCATCGAGCGCGCCGAGAACTACACGTTCCGCCACGGGTACGCCGTCTCCATCGGCATGGTCTTCGCCGCGGAGCTCGCCCGGCTCGACGGGCGCATCGACGCGGACCTGGTGGCCCGCCACCGCGAGCTGCTCACCTCCGTGGGCCTGCCCGTCTCCTACGGGGCCGCCGCCTGGCCGGGGCTGCGCGCCTCCATGAGCGTCGACAAGAAGGCCCGCGGCGCCACCCTGCGGTTCGTGGTCCTGGACGGCCTCGCGAAGCCGGCCATCCTGGCCGGGCCCGCGCCGGAGCTGCTCGACGCGGCCTACGCCGCCGTCGCGGGCGACGCCCCGGTTCCGGGGAGCCACTAG
- a CDS encoding YceI family protein: MAAQELKAGTWKIDAAHSTVGFSVRHMMVSKVHGRFEKFDATLTVPEDPAQSSVEATIDATSINTDNADRDNHIRSADFFHVEDHPEFSFRSTGLAADGEDFVLKGDLTIKGNTKPVELKLEFNGSTLDPYGLDRSGFSATTQISRKEFGVDIEMPMDGGGVVVGDKITITIDAEFTRQA, from the coding sequence ATGGCAGCGCAGGAACTCAAGGCCGGCACCTGGAAGATCGACGCCGCTCACAGCACCGTCGGGTTCTCCGTCCGCCACATGATGGTGAGCAAGGTCCACGGGCGGTTCGAGAAGTTCGACGCCACCCTGACCGTGCCCGAGGACCCCGCGCAGTCCTCGGTCGAGGCCACGATCGACGCCACCTCGATCAACACGGACAACGCCGACCGCGACAACCACATCCGTTCGGCGGACTTCTTCCACGTGGAGGACCACCCCGAGTTCTCCTTCCGCTCCACCGGCCTGGCCGCCGACGGCGAGGACTTCGTCCTCAAGGGCGACCTGACCATCAAGGGCAACACCAAGCCCGTCGAGCTGAAGCTGGAGTTCAACGGCTCCACCCTCGACCCCTACGGCCTGGACCGCTCCGGCTTCTCCGCCACCACCCAGATCAGCCGCAAGGAGTTCGGCGTCGACATCGAGATGCCGATGGACGGCGGCGGCGTGGTCGTCGGCGACAAGATCACCATCACGATCGACGCCGAGTTCACCCGCCAGGCCTGA
- the aroC gene encoding chorismate synthase, which produces MLRWLTAGESHGPALVAILEGLPAGVSVTSDDIAAALLRRRAGYGRGARMKFEQDQVSVIGGIRHGRTLGGPVAIEVGNTEWPKWEQVMSPDPVPAEVLDGIARNAPLTRPRPGHADLVGMQKYGHTEARPILERASARETAARVAIGEVARRFCRQALGVEILSHVVSMGPVSVPDDAPEPGPQDLAAVDADPLRCFDPQTSARMVEEVDDTKKSGDTLGGVVEVLAYGLPPGLGTHVHWDRRLDARLAAALMGIQAIKGVEVGDGFRTAARRGSQAHDEIEPGPDGVRRRTNRAGGVEGGMSTGDPLRVRAAMKPIATVPRALDTIDTETGEPARAHHQRSDVTAVPAAGVVAESMVALVIAEAAIEKFGGDSVEETARNLRGYLDSLEIR; this is translated from the coding sequence ATGTTGCGTTGGCTGACCGCAGGGGAATCCCACGGGCCGGCACTCGTCGCGATTCTGGAGGGCCTCCCGGCCGGTGTGTCCGTCACCTCTGACGACATCGCCGCCGCGCTGCTCCGCCGCCGCGCCGGGTACGGTCGTGGCGCCCGGATGAAGTTCGAGCAGGACCAGGTCTCCGTCATCGGGGGCATCCGACACGGCCGCACCCTCGGGGGCCCGGTCGCGATCGAGGTCGGGAACACCGAGTGGCCCAAGTGGGAGCAGGTGATGTCCCCCGACCCGGTGCCCGCCGAGGTGCTGGACGGCATCGCCCGCAACGCCCCGCTCACCCGCCCCCGGCCCGGCCACGCCGACCTCGTCGGCATGCAGAAGTACGGGCACACCGAGGCGAGGCCCATCCTGGAGCGCGCCAGCGCCCGGGAGACCGCCGCCCGCGTCGCCATCGGCGAGGTCGCCCGGCGGTTCTGCCGACAGGCGCTGGGCGTGGAGATCCTCAGCCACGTGGTGTCCATGGGGCCGGTCTCCGTCCCCGACGACGCGCCCGAGCCGGGCCCGCAGGACCTGGCCGCGGTCGACGCCGACCCGCTGCGCTGCTTCGACCCGCAGACCAGCGCCCGCATGGTCGAGGAGGTCGACGACACCAAGAAGTCCGGGGACACCCTCGGCGGCGTCGTCGAGGTCCTCGCCTACGGGCTGCCCCCGGGCCTGGGCACCCACGTCCACTGGGACCGCCGCCTGGACGCCCGGCTGGCCGCCGCCCTGATGGGCATCCAGGCCATCAAGGGCGTCGAGGTCGGCGACGGGTTCCGCACCGCGGCCCGCCGCGGCTCGCAGGCCCACGACGAGATCGAGCCCGGACCCGACGGGGTCCGCCGCCGCACCAACCGCGCCGGGGGCGTCGAGGGCGGCATGAGCACCGGCGACCCGCTGCGGGTGCGCGCCGCCATGAAGCCCATCGCCACCGTGCCGCGGGCGCTGGACACCATCGACACCGAGACCGGTGAGCCCGCCCGGGCCCACCACCAGCGCAGCGACGTCACCGCGGTCCCGGCCGCCGGCGTGGTCGCCGAGTCGATGGTCGCCCTCGTCATCGCCGAGGCCGCCATCGAGAAGTTCGGCGGCGACTCGGTCGAGGAGACCGCCCGCAACCTCCGGGGCTACCTGGACTCCCTGGAGATCCGCTGA